The DNA sequence ACATCAGACCTACAGTTTACCCAACTCATAATCAGTTCTAGGTGTACTGATGCACACTAGAAAGAGGCCTCCTGCGCACAGAGGTTTAACAGTTCTTGTGTCCTCAAGAGTGAAATCCCTTGTGCTTTCCTGCACTTGACACTTTTCCATTTAGCAAATTACACAGTACATTACATGCAATGGTGGGTCAATGCCAATGCAGAAGCAAATTACACAAGTACAGCTCACTTGTATTGGCAGCTGTACGTGGCAGCACTCGTGGCAGGAGTTACGCCAAACAGTACAGGAGATAATAAACATCTGTTGCACAAGGACAGATTGTCTTTTAGCTTCTCCACTTTCAGTGGCAGAAGGTTTTGTCATGTTATGAGGTCTTATCTCAtctcaagtgcagaggagggatttggggtcttgagtccccagatctctccataaaaggaATACCTGTCTCAAGGATGTTTaagttccttgtgacagcaataaaggtgaTAAAAAGTATCACTGTGCACGTCAGATCATGggcaaaaattctagcaccagGCCTCCTCTGTActtctaaagtgataacctgtaaaggcttttaaagcggtGACTATGTATAGTAAAATGTATGTCGTATTTCACTGTTGCACGTGCatgtacaattttaaagcgtgacatgttgggtatctgtttaatCAATAtataatttccccccccccccacaagaaaaataattaaaatttgaaaaaccgctgtgcaaaaaaCATTGGACAtttaataacgaaaaaaaaaattgcaaaactcaaaccaatttattctctagggcctttgctttaaattaTATTAATTAATTTAGGCTATGTATGATTTCACAGTTTAGATATTGGAAAATGTTGCACAATATACTTCACCTACCTTCACTGCTGGCAAACACAACCACAGTGTCCCTTGGGAGGAAGTTGATATGAGAGAATGCACTTATTTGTTGTGGAGCGCCATCGGTCTCTAGGAAGGCACCTTCGTCCAATGTCATTCCTCTGCATGCCTAGAACATAAGGCAGATATGAATTCCACAGCCCTGACATACATCTCCACACTATCTGTCCCACCATTGTTTGCAAATAGTCACCTGTATAAAGAACAGTTTGGGTACCCCAGCCAGTGCTGGGCAGGTCTCTGGAGACAGCAAGTCATACAGGTCTCTAAGGTACACCTGCTCACCATGGAAATCATAAATGACTCCCTCCTCACCATGGCTGGAAATGATGCTGATGAAACAGTCCCCTTGAGGCATTTTTCTCTCTGAAAGAAACAAGAGTGGTCATTTACCAATAGGCACCAGATAAATATCCGTTAGTCACAAACTGCTCAGATAGTCTGTTAATAAGTCATAATGGACAGATATGACTTTAGAGCTCCAAAACTTGGATCTCCTATCTGAAGTTCTGTGGGCTCACATTGAAATAGATGGACCATTGCTTTCTGCTCTGCTCACTAATGTAGCATTTTTGTAGCTTGATAATAAATGGCCAGCATCCCTATTCAAATACAAACATACAGCATGAATTTCCCATGGGACTTTGAGACTGGGACTATGAAAATACAATATAACTATCCCCTGATTAGGGACCTTTTTTGGGTAGTTTATGACATTGTATTGTTCAGTATATCAACCACTATGTAATTTtaacaaactgtaaaaaaaagattGTTGTACCTTTATATCCATATTTTGTATTTACATTATGGCCCTCAAAGTCCCATGGGAAATTCATTTTGCACATTGTATCTACTCTCTAAACATTCTGATATGTGGTCTTAAGCCTAAATGGAAAAGATTTGGATCATAAATTTATTGGTAGAAGTTTTTACAACTTTAAATCATAACATATTGGCTTATATCAACCAGATTAACGTGAGCTTTACCCATCCTGCAAAAAGATCAAAGATTATAATTtactttaaagtgtcattaaatgcAGACATTTTCTGTGTGTCAATTATCACCTCTACCTATGGCCTGAGCCTTTCAATCCTTCATTATTTTCATTATTGGTAAATATTTGGTTGAATCTGCCATTTTCATGGACCTCCCTGAGGTAGTGGCAACATAATAGCAGCCAATTCTTTGGCTGCCGTGTTCCCACTCATATTGTGTATTTTATATCAGCTTACAATTGTGGCAGTTAGTCCTGGGCAGCCACTGGAAAAAGAAAACCTGCAGTGATGCCTGCAGGATCCCTCAagcaagttaaaaaaaagaaaaaaaaaaaaagaaaagggcaaGTATTAAATTCGGCCAGGTTGTATGAGGAATAAAAGAGGTATTTGAAATAATTTTATTTGCGTTGATACATCACATGTacggtttgaacaccatttacatatgtgggcgcgacttatgtatgcgtttgcttctgtgcgcaagtATGGAGGGATGGGGTGTTTTAAATtcttttttcttcttattatttattttacttttctattttttttacactctcccttttttttttttttatgatcacttttattcccattacaaggaatgtaaacatcccttgtgatggaAATCAgaaagacaggttctctttattggtggaTCTGAGGTCtaagagaccccagatctctcatttacctttaaagcaataaaataaaaaaaaatgggatttgtTTTGGCCTGAGAACCGGAAGGCACATCAGACATCACTCCAGTCCTCCAAAGGCATTGAGGCGAGTGGAGGCCCAGCAAATGGTAGCATCGGATCGCTTCCAGGCTTGATCGATTGCTCCGGAAAGCACGGAAATGACCAGGAAgccatagtaaaaaaataataccggggttatggcagttagctgttgccataacactgGTATTTAAGATCAAATTAATGACGTATTTTTAATATGAGCTTGTCTCAATAGCACAGTTTATTTTGTTCTGCATTCTGGGAAAAGGGTAGAAGCACAGATACATTTTGAACTTTCATCTTCCAGGTTTATGGCCCATGAACTTTTATTATAAAAactgtattgttaaaaaaaaaaaaaaaaaaaaaaaaaaggacagcatatttggcaagtacggaatcacagtatatctaaaataatatgcaaagtggttggaaggaagcttcagaatagcaaagatgtttttattacaaattatgtgagcagactgcagttcctttttaaattTAGGATTATAAGGACTCtataataatgtaaaataataaatagtCTATAAAAGTCTATAAAATACCAAAGGGACCACACTATAAAAGTGCAATTACCTTTTCGATAGATCTCTCGAATCTCTCTGGCACTGACATCAGTATGCAAAGTAACTGCGAAACCCAGACTGGATAGAATATGGAAGAGGCGCTTTGCGTCACGCTTCGCACCTTTACGGGGATCTAATGTCATACCATTTCCACCTGGCCGACTGTGAAACTCAGTTATGGAGATGATCAGAGCATGTGGTTTCGTCATGATGGCTCACTGGAGAAAAGCAAGAGATATGCAAATTAGAATGATAGCTTAGGACTGGTAAAGCAACAATGCCTAAATGGTTCAAATTCACTACATAATTCTTCAATAGAAACTCAAATTATGTATCTGTGCCCCTGAGATTCCAGCTCTATGATTAGGGGcatctcaaactttttttttttaatataatattatatataacatttttttattatttattttttaaacaattcaAGAATCAAACGTTTCTATCTCTCTCTGATTTGTGACTCATGTTTTTGCTTGGCAATTACTTAAATGCCTTTTTTTCGTCTCAGTAAACATGCAGATTCCTGCTCTTCTCTGCAGTGCTCTCTGCTGGcggagctgagtaacagccacacccctcagcaTAAGTGACTACACACAGACCTTTAATACAGAGAAGTAGTGTAGGGGCATGTGACCTGGTCTGTGTGAATTACTGAGAGCAGTGAATCTTTTCTGGTGCCTAGCAGACTACACAGTCCTACCGAGGCACCCAACTGTTCTAAAAGACCTCAAatgtcctcagtacagtgtatTGAAATGCATTTATTTTCCCGTGATGTCACCTGAGCTTTAAATCTATTTTGCTCTGCAAATCTGAAATTAGGACATATCTGTCCTGGGTTTCCCAGGCTCTTAAGCTGGTTATACACTAGTAAAATTTTGTTCATAATCTTTTGCTTTAAGAacgttcatttgcttttctaatagGCCACAGTGACTTTGGATAAGCAGGATGAAAAATTTCTTTAACAAACGAATTTCTAACAgtaaatatttttggttcaggaaattacattcattccaaatTTGAATGTTAAAAGCACTTTTTGAATGACATTCGTCCAGTCATCGAATGGACAAAGAACTTGCATACAAATGTTTGTAAGATTCAAAAATCTACTAGCGTATAGCCAGCTTTACTGAGCATTGTAGAAGCACCAAAATCCTGTGTATTTCGCTGGAAGGACGCCAATATAATTAGGGAGCTTCTTTTTAAATTTGATAATcaacttaaaaataaaaagtttttttttcctaagCAATTTGGATAGAATGGGACCTCTGTTGGGGTCCCCTCAGTCTTTTAGTTCTATGCAAACTCATTTGTGCATCTTCCCAGAAAATGAAAGCCTTTTATGTTCTAGTTCCTATGAAGAAAAATACACCccccaccaaaataaaaaaaaagtattatgagagatagatagatatatatatatatatatatatatatatatattatatatatatatatatatattatatatatatatatatatatatatatatatatatatatatatatatatatatatatatatatatatatatatatatatatatatatatatatatatatatatatatatactggtgtagtggtagcactctcgcctagcagtaagaagggtcgctggttcgaatcccaaccacgacactatctgcctgttctccctgtgcctgcgtgggtttcctccgggtactccggtttcctcccacactccaaagacatgctggtaggttaattggatcctgtctaaattgtccctagtatgcatgaatgtgagttagggaccttagattgtaagctccttgagggtagggactgatgtgaatgtacaatgtatatgtaaagcactgcgtaaattgacggcgctatataagtacctgaaataaataaatcaacacacGCAGAGCCTTTCCTTGTCAGTATATCCATCCATCAATAAAGGTTTCCATGACAGGATTTTCCAGATCTGCAGGTCATTTTACAACTGTGTTTTCTCACGAATGAAGGGTCATACTTCCGCAGCCTGGAACACCTCTGCCATTACTACATCACGGAAGTGGACTTTCCACAAATTGCTGTGGGGGAGTGCTTACGCAACCAAGGCTTAAAAACTATTACTGTATATTGTGATAGGTGTCCCTATTGGGAGGTTTCCCATTAACTTCTGTCTCAGAGAGTTTGGCTACACATATGCTTGGGACTACATTTTACACTTCAGTAGTTAAAAACAAATAATTTTCATATGTTGTAATAAATGCATAAAATAGTTTGGAAatgcacaaaaataaataaataataaaactaaaaaataaaaatcattgggTTAacccataagtgtttttttttccactactGCTTTTTCTTCATGCTGACTTTTCAAACTATCAAATTTAATAATGTAGCGGTTGGAATGCGAAAATTATTGCAGTTTATAGAGATTTACACATCAgcccaaaaagagggacaaatgaggaagaaaaagGGATAAAGGGATTGGAGTCCAAAAGAGGGACAGTATGTCCATTTgtactggtgaaaaaaaaaaaaaaaaaaaaaggcgcacaCAACACACGCCCCGgtgtctcctgtcctgattggattagactgatagcagtgcagccattggctcccgctgctttcaatcaaatccaatgacgtgggcactgggggcgggggcgagtcctgctgtctgtgtcaatagatgtagcagcaggacacgggagcgcgcccgcatgggtccagaaggagagcgcttctccaacggggcactggagaagaggaggagccagtagTGCCaatgagggatcccagaagaggaggatcggggcaactctgtgaaaaaacaactgcacagaggaggcaagtatgaaatgtttgttattcaaacaaaaaataaaataaacctacaagGGTTTAGTAATAGTGACCCTTTAAACTGaaacgttaatttttttttttacctatctgaAAATGTTTATTTGCTCACTTCGAATTGCTACATAGCTCCATTCATGCTGACTTCATGATGTATTAGTCTGGTCAGCTGTTTATGACACCCATTGTTAAGGCTTATCAGACTTCTGATATGTGGCAGTTTCTATTTTTAATATGGAAGGATACAgaattggattttattgaaatgaCTAGCACAGTTTCTCTCTGTATAGAATTGTGCTGCGTTGCTCATTATGTACATAGAAAAAGGGAGATAttcacccccaccccctttccccccccccctttttgcacATGGCCACCCTCCGACCTGGTTGCGCCCATGGCTACCCACCTACAATAGGTTCCATTATTATGATTGCACACTTGACTTGTAAATAGAAGTCTACCATAGAGATGCAACAAAAAGTAAAAGGAAACATCCCTAAAGTCAGAGGAATTCCCATCATAAGTGCACTATACATGTTACTTTCTGACCATAAAAAGTTTTACAACCACAATCTAAGCCATCATTCACACTGCTGTAAATAATgcatttacaacttttttttttttttttttttttacaaatctgaatGCAGCCGCATTATTTTCAATACAGGCATTCACACAGAACACAAAAACCTGCAACTGGGGAAATGGATTTCTACGTATaccatagaaagaaaaaaaaaaaaaaaaagaaggatgggGTGAGGAGAGGAACAGGACATTTGTTacacattaaaaacatttttaaatgatcATTACGCAGGAACTTTTGTTCCTTGCCTTAATGATCAGTAAAAATGTTTATAGCTATGTTAAGGCCTTGTGAATGTGCCTTAGATTTACGTAATGTGAGGATCTACGTTAGTCCtttcaggctgggtttacactagtgcgaattggatgcatccagttcgcatgacaggagattgtgactggctttctatggagccgttTCACACATCTCCATGGCGGCTGCGGAGCtgattgcacaggagccctgtgcatctttagctccgtttcagggccgaaatTCTGCCCCAATTTGTCCATaagacagagaacagggacgcatcggacccctgctgcgagccgcatctgtcggaggtgtgaacccagccttactatcCAATCAAGTTGTATTCAGACAAGCTGTTGCACTACATTGTTGTTGATAGttctaaagcagattgtacagactgcaatgtgagtgttgAGCTGAAAGTGGTAAAAGCCCTCGTTCACGAggagctgaactcgcacgatttcaagtTCGGGTtgtgatttgaaagacatctgtgcgggttcatgcacagatgaaTATTAAAATTGTCCCGactcgccaaaagtagtacaggaactactatTGGGAATCGGTGCAGAGTAGCAAAGTGGGCGTCGCACTGATTCGgccggtgccattgccggcaattggctccaatttggcatgtaatttgacatgtcaaattggaacagtgtgaacgggggcttaaactcaaaattgtaatatatt is a window from the Aquarana catesbeiana isolate 2022-GZ linkage group LG03, ASM4218655v1, whole genome shotgun sequence genome containing:
- the LOC141133075 gene encoding caspase-7-like translates to MTKPHALIISITEFHSRPGGNGMTLDPRKGAKRDAKRLFHILSSLGFAVTLHTDVSAREIREIYRKERKMPQGDCFISIISSHGEEGVIYDFHGEQVYLRDLYDLLSPETCPALAGVPKLFFIQACRGMTLDEGAFLETDGAPQQISAFSHINFLPRDTVVVFASSEGYAAFQNPLGSVFLQTLCDMLDGNEKDLEITQLLTRLNHLVAYKFESKGTYGGYKEMPCYITNLTRDLYPFKGRDKPTRMLVQ